The proteins below come from a single Mytilus edulis chromosome 5, xbMytEdul2.2, whole genome shotgun sequence genomic window:
- the LOC139524717 gene encoding roundabout homolog 1-like isoform X7, which yields MRGCQFVVQTIVSWTIVCFAASSLPNPRIVEHPQDGYIAKDEPASLNCRAEGEPKPEITWYRNGRKVETTPENPFSNRMIFPDGKLFFLSVVHNKKDKTDVGVYYCNATNIHGTAISRNATLSIAVLRSDFRVQPKNVTAAIGDSVSFPCRPPRGEPEPRIIWKKDTELIIQDPSHTRFVVTDNGALNISQVRKQDAGIFRCIATNDAGERESAPAVLRVIEKPSFRRFPIDVTTREKKTVEFPCDVVGDKPLQVTWRKEHGNIGRISTLRDHTLRIEDVSRHDSGIYVCVAKNQVGEAEAVARLNVEYKPEFKVRPVDKSVGVGRSVSLQCVVEGNPPPTIYWRKRSQHASAEKSLIFPYKPDGRYSVKPDGTLQIDHVQPADAGEFECEALNTIGTASTSVQLKVRENDSRPPPVIRIVPQNQTLATDETALLHCDAFGNPQPIVQWYKNGNLLSSDDPRIQQKSSNTLQISGLRVSDTGMYSCKASSETGETTWIASLVVEVPDGSSVLFHRAQDSKYFPGPPSQPVAIETKDTSIMLSWQPNSNSGASPVFEYIVEYFSHETTDGWVVVPDTIQKDKYTVKNLKPGTPYIFLVRARNSHGIGNPSLFSQTITTDRSRSEIAVAVPADEIRTRMSGIVVQIEKGGAVNSSAIMFEWKPVKEEELIQHYEIVYKRLYNLEDMTAGQPHRVLVQRHASKDHMETHTISNLNSHAWYQICVKAFNGDIGSQCSSPLKVRTRESVPSNPPQNIIINKHGKTRVFVQWLPPPVESRNGDVKGYEIKCLSDDGKHDCSVSINGTSNKYTINNLQEDITYSIQIAARTSKGVGVWSQSYVIGPEQPSLMEEPWFIGVLIGVVGGTLWLALCIFSIWLCKKRKSKKKMMQNGLYTVPMQKGNEQQPCTTFYRNGYGEKDTQHMSPEITNLLDGHKEVEMQDQNIYNVPQMKTFYHKQDPVAPYATTTLINPGAAQHMDHMFRPINQHSGSGDSCCKHDCSGSNTDSGGHHHSDHMQSPTSDSGSHTTDENGMLIKKGRKGQGQIIVPKQAMVNWAEFLPPPPEHPPPSEVGSDSPANSLQYAEVSQNRAMANRSPMSPMSKISSCSCPAPHSQHPGCAQAWNVPPPAYSDSGCVRCCSPKYCDNGQYSAINRVQSPRSDTWGQRTIACTNPSQRAPVEMYCHSRTCHSDHEQNSVPPFHHYKINNNEQDGGGEYQCFSDSGHYSRCPVDGHCMDRACQSSLPSVASECQSRGPCRLSDGGHHHMNLAVEGYHRNGDSPMSGGQDYVGESDSESNPPQDGEDCGDENPEDEGNVSVKRHRRPRPARPVSPYSTDSNFSAVPHRPYPKSQRKKQLIEQVEDLPSYHKPSFPSSSQHSAPFPEDKI from the exons CTGCCTCAAGTTTGCCCAACCCACGAATCGTAGAACACCCACAAGATGGTTACATAGCCAAGGATGAACCAGCTTCTTTGAACTGTCGTGCTGAAGGTGAACCCAAACCTGAAATAACATGGTATAGAAATGGAAGAAAAGTGGAGACAACCCCAGAAAACCCATTCTCTAATCGTATGATCTTCCCTGATGGAAAGTTATTCTTTTTAAGTGTAGTTCATAACAAAAAGGATAAAACTGATGTGGGAGTTTATTACTGTAACGCTACAAACATCCATGGAACTGCTATCAGTCGCAACGCCACACTTTCTATTGCAG TCCTACGAAGTGATTTTCGAGTACAACCTAAAAATGTAACTGCTGCCATCGGAGATTCAGTGAGCTTTCCCTGTCGTCCTCCAAGAGGGGAACCAGAACCAAGAATTATCTGGAAAAAGGACACAGAATTAATTATACAAGATCCAAGTCATACCCGATTTGTAGTTACTGATAATGGAGCTCTTAACATCAGTCAAGTACGGAAACAGGATGCTGGAATATTTAGATGTATAGCAACAAATGATGCTGGAGAAAGAGAGAGTGCACCAGCTGTTTTAAGAGTTATAG AAAAACCAAGTTTTAGACGGTTCCCAATTGATGTCACTACAAGAGAAAAGAAGACTGTAGAATTTCCATGTGATGTGGTAGGAGATAAACCTTTACAAGTCACATGGAGAAAGGAGCATGGAAACATCGGTCGTATATCTACCTTAAGGGATCACACTTTACGTATAGAGGATGTCAGCAGACACGACTCTGGGATTTATGTGTGTGTCGCCAAAAACCAGGTTGGAGAAGCTGAAGCTGTTGCACGTCTCAATGTTGAAT ataaacCTGAGTTCAAGGTTCGACCAGTGGACAAGTCTGTAGGTGTTGGTCGGAGTGTTAGTTTACAGTGTGTTGTCGAGGGTAACCCTCCACCAACCATTTACTGGAGAAAAAGAAGTCAGCATGCTAGTGCTGAAAAG aGTTTGATATTTCCATACAAGCCAGATGGCCGTTACTCTGTGAAACCTGACGGTACTTTACAAATAGACCATGTTCAGCCTGCCGATGCTGGAGAGTTTGAGTGTGAGGCTCTCAATACAATTGGAACAGCATCAACATCTGTTCAACTTAAAGTTCGGG AGAATGATTCTCGACCCCCTCCAGTTATCAGGATTGTACCTCAGAATCAGACCTTGGCTACAGATGAAACAGCTCTTCTCCATTGTGATGCTTTTGGTAACCCACAACCCATTGTTCAGTGGTATAAAAATGGAAATCTTCTGTCGTCTGATGATCCTAGAATACAACAGAAATCATCAAACACTCTGCAGATATCTG GATTAAGAGTATCTGATACTGGAATGTATTCCTGTAAAGCCAGCAGTGAAACAGGGGAGACTACTTGGATAGCAAGTCTAGTTGTAGAAG TGCCTGATGGCAGCTCTGTATTATTTCATCGAGCACAAGATTCCAAATATTTCCCTGGGCCACCATCGCAACCTGTTGCCATAGAAACCAAAGATACATCTATTATGCTGTCATGGCAACCCAACAGTAATTCCGGAGCCTCACCAGTTTTTGAGTACATCGTAGAGTACTTCAGCCATGAGACCACTGAT GGTTGGGTAGTTGTGCCAGATACTATACAGAAAGACAAATATACAGTAAAAAATCTAAAGCCTGGTACCCCTTACATCTTCTTAGTAAGGGCACGGAACTCTCATGGTATAGGAAACCCTAGTCTCTTTAGTCAGACAATTACAACTGATA GATCTAGATCAGAAATTGCTGTTGCTGTTCCTGCAGATGAAATCCGTACTAGGATGAGTGGTATAGTGGTACAAATAGAAAAAGGAGGAGCTGTCAACTCTAGCGCCATAATGTTTGAATGGAAG ccTGTAAAAGAAGAAGAACTAATCCAGCATTATGAAATAGTGTACAAGAGACTTTATAATTTAGAGGACATGACAGCAGGTCAGCCACACAGAGTCTTGGTCCAACGTCATGCTTCTAAGGACCATATGGAAACACATACCATTAGTAACCTCAATAGTCACGCTTGGTACCAGATCTGTGTCAAAGCCTTTAACGGAGATATTGGCTCTCAATGTAGTAGTCCGTTGAAAGTTAGAACTAGAGAGTCCGTACCCTCTAATCCACCACAAAATATTATCATCAATAAACACGGAAAGACAAGAGTGTTTGTACAATGGCTGCCACCACCGGTTGAGTCCAGAAATGGCGATGTCAAAGGATATGAA ATCAAATGTCTGAGTGATGATGGTAAACATGACTGTAGTGTCAGCATCAACGGGACCAGTAACAAGTACACTATAAATAACCTTCAAGAGGACATAACCTACTCGATCCAGATAGCAGCACGTACATCAAAAGGTGTTGGAGTATGGAGTCAATCCTATGTCATTG GACCAGAACAACCAAGTTTGATGGAAGAACCATGGTTTATTGGTGTACTGATCGGTGTAGTCGGTGGAACTTTATGGCTGGCATTGTGTATCTTTAGTATCTGGCTGTGTAAGAAAAGAAAGAGTAAAAAGAAGATGATGCAAAATGGATTATACACAG taccGATGCAGAAAGGTAATGAACAGCAACCATGTACTACGTTTTACAGAAACGGATATGGCGAGAAAGATACTC AACATATGTCACCAGAAATCACAAACTTATTAGACGGCCACAAGGAAGTAGAAATGCAGGACCAGAATATTTATAATGTGCCACAGATGAAAACATTCTACCACAAACAAGATCCAGTGGCACCATATGCCACAACCACCCTGATTAATCCAGGGGCAGCACAACACATGGATCACATGTTTAGACCGATTAATCAGCACAGTGGATCAGGAGATAGCTGTTGTAAACATGATTGTAGTGGATCAAACACTGATTCTGGTGGACACCATCATAGCGATCACATGCAAAGTCCCACAAGTGACAGCGGTAGTCACACAACGGATGAAAATGGAATGTTAATAAAGAAAGGAAGGAAAGGACAAGGACAGATAATTGTACCTAAACAAGCCATGGTGAACTGGGCAGAGTTTTTACCTCCCCCACCAGAACATCCACCACCAAGTGAAGTAGGATCTGATTCTCCCGCTAATTCTCTTCAGTATGCAGAGGTCAGTCAGAACCGTGCAATGGCAAATAGAAGTCCAATGTCACCTATGTCTAAGATTTCATCCTGTTCTTGTCCGGCTCCACATAGTCAACATCCTGGTTGTGCCCAGGCGTGGAACGTTCCACCTCCGGCATATTCTGATTCTGGATGTGTTAGATGTTGTTCTCCAAAATATTGTGACAATGGTCAATATAGTGCTATAAACAGAGTGCAGTCTCCCCGTTCAGATACGTGGGGACAACGAACAATAGCTTGTACAAATCCCTCACAGAGGGCGCCAGTAGAAATGTATTGTCATAGTAGAACTTGTCATAGTGATCATGAACAAAATTCTGTACCTCCCTTCcatcattataaaataaacaataatgaaCAAGATGGCGGAGGGGAATATCAGTGTTTTAGTGATAGTGGACATTATTCACGGTGTCCAGTAGATGGACATTGTATGGACCGAGCGTGTCAGTCTTCATTACCAAGTGTCGCTAGTGAATGTCAGTCACG AGGACCATGTAGACTGAGTGATGGAGGACATCACCACATGAATCTAGCTGTGGAGGGTTACCATAGAAATGGTGACTCACCAATGTCAGGTGGTCAAGACTATGTTGGTGAGTCTGATTCTGAGTCTAATCCCCCTCAAGATGGGGAGGACTGTGGTGATGAAAATCCAGAAGATGAAGGCAACGTGTCAG tGAAGCGTCATAGACGTCCTCGACCCGCTAGACCAGTTAGTCCCTATAGTACAGATAGTAACTTTAGTGCAGTACCACACAGGCCGTACCCAAAGTCACAACGAAAGAAACAGTTGATTGAGCAAG ttgAAGATCTTCCCTCCTATCATAAACCATCTTTTCCATCATCATCACAACATTCGGCCCCTTTCCCAGAGGATAAAATCTGA
- the LOC139524717 gene encoding roundabout homolog 1-like isoform X2, with protein sequence MRGCQFVVQTIVSWTIVCFAASSLPNPRIVEHPQDGYIAKDEPASLNCRAEGEPKPEITWYRNGRKVETTPENPFSNRMIFPDGKLFFLSVVHNKKDKTDVGVYYCNATNIHGTAISRNATLSIAVLRSDFRVQPKNVTAAIGDSVSFPCRPPRGEPEPRIIWKKDTELIIQDPSHTRFVVTDNGALNISQVRKQDAGIFRCIATNDAGERESAPAVLRVIEKPSFRRFPIDVTTREKKTVEFPCDVVGDKPLQVTWRKEHGNIGRISTLRDHTLRIEDVSRHDSGIYVCVAKNQVGEAEAVARLNVEYKPEFKVRPVDKSVGVGRSVSLQCVVEGNPPPTIYWRKRSQHASAEKSLIFPYKPDGRYSVKPDGTLQIDHVQPADAGEFECEALNTIGTASTSVQLKVRENDSRPPPVIRIVPQNQTLATDETALLHCDAFGNPQPIVQWYKNGNLLSSDDPRIQQKSSNTLQISGLRVSDTGMYSCKASSETGETTWIASLVVEVPDGSSVLFHRAQDSKYFPGPPSQPVAIETKDTSIMLSWQPNSNSGASPVFEYIVEYFSHETTDGWVVVPDTIQKDKYTVKNLKPGTPYIFLVRARNSHGIGNPSLFSQTITTDRSRSEIAVAVPADEIRTRMSGIVVQIEKGGAVNSSAIMFEWKPVKEEELIQHYEIVYKRLYNLEDMTAGQPHRVLVQRHASKDHMETHTISNLNSHAWYQICVKAFNGDIGSQCSSPLKVRTRESVPSNPPQNIIINKHGKTRVFVQWLPPPVESRNGDVKGYEIKCLSDDGKHDCSVSINGTSNKYTINNLQEDITYSIQIAARTSKGVGVWSQSYVIGPEQPSLMEEPWFIGVLIGVVGGTLWLALCIFSIWLCKKRKSKKKMMQNGLYTVPMQKGNEQQPCTTFYRNGYGEKDTQHMSPEITNLLDGHKEVEMQDQNIYNVPQMKTFYHKQDPVAPYATTTLINPGAAQHMDHMFRPINQHSGSGDSCCKHDCSGSNTDSGGHHHSDHMQSPTSDSGSHTTDENGMLIKKGRKGQGQIIVPKQAMVNWAEFLPPPPEHPPPSEVGSDSPANSLQYAEVSQNRAMANRSPMSPMSKISSCSCPAPHSQHPGCAQAWNVPPPAYSDSGCVRCCSPKYCDNGQYSAINRVQSPRSDTWGQRTIACTNPSQRAPVEMYCHSRTCHSDHEQNSVPPFHHYKINNNEQDGGGEYQCFSDSGHYSRCPVDGHCMDRACQSSLPSVASECQSRGPCRLSDGGHHHMNLAVEGYHRNGDSPMSGGQDYVGESDSESNPPQDGEDCGDENPEDEGNVSGSMMASWASVTDQSNTDCSSHRSSAASDSDASFLTEADFASAVAKAAELSGLTVVGTTVCDPKTGKPVKRHRRPRPARPVSPYSTDSNFSAVPHRPYPKSQRKKQLIEQGKWQRKDQPNGVPSQNLPTNGGIGLMKV encoded by the exons CTGCCTCAAGTTTGCCCAACCCACGAATCGTAGAACACCCACAAGATGGTTACATAGCCAAGGATGAACCAGCTTCTTTGAACTGTCGTGCTGAAGGTGAACCCAAACCTGAAATAACATGGTATAGAAATGGAAGAAAAGTGGAGACAACCCCAGAAAACCCATTCTCTAATCGTATGATCTTCCCTGATGGAAAGTTATTCTTTTTAAGTGTAGTTCATAACAAAAAGGATAAAACTGATGTGGGAGTTTATTACTGTAACGCTACAAACATCCATGGAACTGCTATCAGTCGCAACGCCACACTTTCTATTGCAG TCCTACGAAGTGATTTTCGAGTACAACCTAAAAATGTAACTGCTGCCATCGGAGATTCAGTGAGCTTTCCCTGTCGTCCTCCAAGAGGGGAACCAGAACCAAGAATTATCTGGAAAAAGGACACAGAATTAATTATACAAGATCCAAGTCATACCCGATTTGTAGTTACTGATAATGGAGCTCTTAACATCAGTCAAGTACGGAAACAGGATGCTGGAATATTTAGATGTATAGCAACAAATGATGCTGGAGAAAGAGAGAGTGCACCAGCTGTTTTAAGAGTTATAG AAAAACCAAGTTTTAGACGGTTCCCAATTGATGTCACTACAAGAGAAAAGAAGACTGTAGAATTTCCATGTGATGTGGTAGGAGATAAACCTTTACAAGTCACATGGAGAAAGGAGCATGGAAACATCGGTCGTATATCTACCTTAAGGGATCACACTTTACGTATAGAGGATGTCAGCAGACACGACTCTGGGATTTATGTGTGTGTCGCCAAAAACCAGGTTGGAGAAGCTGAAGCTGTTGCACGTCTCAATGTTGAAT ataaacCTGAGTTCAAGGTTCGACCAGTGGACAAGTCTGTAGGTGTTGGTCGGAGTGTTAGTTTACAGTGTGTTGTCGAGGGTAACCCTCCACCAACCATTTACTGGAGAAAAAGAAGTCAGCATGCTAGTGCTGAAAAG aGTTTGATATTTCCATACAAGCCAGATGGCCGTTACTCTGTGAAACCTGACGGTACTTTACAAATAGACCATGTTCAGCCTGCCGATGCTGGAGAGTTTGAGTGTGAGGCTCTCAATACAATTGGAACAGCATCAACATCTGTTCAACTTAAAGTTCGGG AGAATGATTCTCGACCCCCTCCAGTTATCAGGATTGTACCTCAGAATCAGACCTTGGCTACAGATGAAACAGCTCTTCTCCATTGTGATGCTTTTGGTAACCCACAACCCATTGTTCAGTGGTATAAAAATGGAAATCTTCTGTCGTCTGATGATCCTAGAATACAACAGAAATCATCAAACACTCTGCAGATATCTG GATTAAGAGTATCTGATACTGGAATGTATTCCTGTAAAGCCAGCAGTGAAACAGGGGAGACTACTTGGATAGCAAGTCTAGTTGTAGAAG TGCCTGATGGCAGCTCTGTATTATTTCATCGAGCACAAGATTCCAAATATTTCCCTGGGCCACCATCGCAACCTGTTGCCATAGAAACCAAAGATACATCTATTATGCTGTCATGGCAACCCAACAGTAATTCCGGAGCCTCACCAGTTTTTGAGTACATCGTAGAGTACTTCAGCCATGAGACCACTGAT GGTTGGGTAGTTGTGCCAGATACTATACAGAAAGACAAATATACAGTAAAAAATCTAAAGCCTGGTACCCCTTACATCTTCTTAGTAAGGGCACGGAACTCTCATGGTATAGGAAACCCTAGTCTCTTTAGTCAGACAATTACAACTGATA GATCTAGATCAGAAATTGCTGTTGCTGTTCCTGCAGATGAAATCCGTACTAGGATGAGTGGTATAGTGGTACAAATAGAAAAAGGAGGAGCTGTCAACTCTAGCGCCATAATGTTTGAATGGAAG ccTGTAAAAGAAGAAGAACTAATCCAGCATTATGAAATAGTGTACAAGAGACTTTATAATTTAGAGGACATGACAGCAGGTCAGCCACACAGAGTCTTGGTCCAACGTCATGCTTCTAAGGACCATATGGAAACACATACCATTAGTAACCTCAATAGTCACGCTTGGTACCAGATCTGTGTCAAAGCCTTTAACGGAGATATTGGCTCTCAATGTAGTAGTCCGTTGAAAGTTAGAACTAGAGAGTCCGTACCCTCTAATCCACCACAAAATATTATCATCAATAAACACGGAAAGACAAGAGTGTTTGTACAATGGCTGCCACCACCGGTTGAGTCCAGAAATGGCGATGTCAAAGGATATGAA ATCAAATGTCTGAGTGATGATGGTAAACATGACTGTAGTGTCAGCATCAACGGGACCAGTAACAAGTACACTATAAATAACCTTCAAGAGGACATAACCTACTCGATCCAGATAGCAGCACGTACATCAAAAGGTGTTGGAGTATGGAGTCAATCCTATGTCATTG GACCAGAACAACCAAGTTTGATGGAAGAACCATGGTTTATTGGTGTACTGATCGGTGTAGTCGGTGGAACTTTATGGCTGGCATTGTGTATCTTTAGTATCTGGCTGTGTAAGAAAAGAAAGAGTAAAAAGAAGATGATGCAAAATGGATTATACACAG taccGATGCAGAAAGGTAATGAACAGCAACCATGTACTACGTTTTACAGAAACGGATATGGCGAGAAAGATACTC AACATATGTCACCAGAAATCACAAACTTATTAGACGGCCACAAGGAAGTAGAAATGCAGGACCAGAATATTTATAATGTGCCACAGATGAAAACATTCTACCACAAACAAGATCCAGTGGCACCATATGCCACAACCACCCTGATTAATCCAGGGGCAGCACAACACATGGATCACATGTTTAGACCGATTAATCAGCACAGTGGATCAGGAGATAGCTGTTGTAAACATGATTGTAGTGGATCAAACACTGATTCTGGTGGACACCATCATAGCGATCACATGCAAAGTCCCACAAGTGACAGCGGTAGTCACACAACGGATGAAAATGGAATGTTAATAAAGAAAGGAAGGAAAGGACAAGGACAGATAATTGTACCTAAACAAGCCATGGTGAACTGGGCAGAGTTTTTACCTCCCCCACCAGAACATCCACCACCAAGTGAAGTAGGATCTGATTCTCCCGCTAATTCTCTTCAGTATGCAGAGGTCAGTCAGAACCGTGCAATGGCAAATAGAAGTCCAATGTCACCTATGTCTAAGATTTCATCCTGTTCTTGTCCGGCTCCACATAGTCAACATCCTGGTTGTGCCCAGGCGTGGAACGTTCCACCTCCGGCATATTCTGATTCTGGATGTGTTAGATGTTGTTCTCCAAAATATTGTGACAATGGTCAATATAGTGCTATAAACAGAGTGCAGTCTCCCCGTTCAGATACGTGGGGACAACGAACAATAGCTTGTACAAATCCCTCACAGAGGGCGCCAGTAGAAATGTATTGTCATAGTAGAACTTGTCATAGTGATCATGAACAAAATTCTGTACCTCCCTTCcatcattataaaataaacaataatgaaCAAGATGGCGGAGGGGAATATCAGTGTTTTAGTGATAGTGGACATTATTCACGGTGTCCAGTAGATGGACATTGTATGGACCGAGCGTGTCAGTCTTCATTACCAAGTGTCGCTAGTGAATGTCAGTCACG AGGACCATGTAGACTGAGTGATGGAGGACATCACCACATGAATCTAGCTGTGGAGGGTTACCATAGAAATGGTGACTCACCAATGTCAGGTGGTCAAGACTATGTTGGTGAGTCTGATTCTGAGTCTAATCCCCCTCAAGATGGGGAGGACTGTGGTGATGAAAATCCAGAAGATGAAGGCAACGTGTCAG gTTCCATGATGGCATCGTGGGCCAGTGTGACCGACCAGAGCAATACAGATTGTTCCAGTCATCGGTCGAGTGCTGCCAGTGATAGTGACGCTTCATTCCTGACCGAGGCAGACTTTGCCAGCGCTGTAGCTAAAGCTGCAGAGTTGTCTGGTCTGACGGTAGTTGGTACAACAGTCTGTGATCCTAAAACTGGTAAACCAG tGAAGCGTCATAGACGTCCTCGACCCGCTAGACCAGTTAGTCCCTATAGTACAGATAGTAACTTTAGTGCAGTACCACACAGGCCGTACCCAAAGTCACAACGAAAGAAACAGTTGATTGAGCAAG GGAAATGGCAAAGAAAAGATCAACCCAATGGTGTACCTTCCCAAAATCTTCCTACTAATG GGGGCATTGGTTTGATGAAAGTATAA